From one Dermacentor variabilis isolate Ectoservices chromosome 3, ASM5094787v1, whole genome shotgun sequence genomic stretch:
- the LOC142574446 gene encoding uncharacterized protein LOC142574446, whose product MAVADSNLKFVAVDVGAYGRQSDGGTLSASRFGKCLENGTLGLPPIQALPNTSTLAPHVFVGHEAFQLRQDFLRPYSGRHQTEEKRIFNYRLSRARRCVENTFGIMVSRFGVFRRPINLLPENVDYVVMACCVLHNFLREDPVYQSRSHEDEATSGQQHASGGQAMFPLQPPVRHNYSRSRASVRDMFCEYFMSPQGAIPWQRAYAGLRT is encoded by the exons ATGGCCGTGGCTGACAGCAACTTGAAGTTTGTTGCTGTCGATGTCGGTGCATATGGCAGGCAGAGTGATGGAGGCACACTGAGTGCTTCAAGATTTGGAAAGTGCCTTGAAAATGGCACCCTTGGCCTCCCTCCCATACAGGCTTTGCCCAACACAAGTACATTAGCTCCTCATGTTTTTGTGGGACACGAGGCCTTCCAACTACGGCAAGACTTCTTGCGGCCTTATTCGGGGAGGCATCAGACTGAGGAGAAAAGGATATTTAACTACCGGCTCAGCAGGGCAAG GAGGTGTGTCGAGAACACGTTTGGCATCATGGTGTCAAGATTTGGAGTATTTCGTCGTCCCATCAACCTACTACCTGAAAACGTCGACTACGTGGTGATGGCCTGCTGTGTCCTCCATAATTTTCTGCGAGAGGATCCGGTTTACCAATCCCGCAGCCACGAGGACGAGGCAACCAGTGGCCAGCAGCATGCAAGTGGTGGTCAAGCGATGTTTCCCTTGCAGCCACCTGTACGCCACAACTACAGCAGGTCTAGAGCTAGCGTAAGGGACATGTTCTGTGAATATTTTATGAGCCCACAGGGTGCTATCCCGTGGCAGCGAGCATATGCTGGGCTACGAACATGA